From a region of the Vicinamibacterales bacterium genome:
- a CDS encoding 3-keto-5-aminohexanoate cleavage protein — protein sequence MRYTDDALYPENMQPLIITAAPYGPTWLPGDAPDIPVTWDEQVQSAVDCYNAGARVLHLHVRNPATGHLSADIEHYNFMMQRLTEACPKMIIQVGGSIAFSPKSDGAKAKWLDYDTRHMLAEITPAPETVTVAIGTSMFDITQMWTEDDVKGTHLEDPKVIAAYAGMFTDAGPAFYLEHLKRLRAHKIQPYFTLAHVHQLEIVERLIRHGAYMGPLNTNITMYGGGGCGHNPFDWMHWLQREPQGAIVTFWAGMRINAVAQPMAIILGQHVRVGIEDNLWNSKRQRMTSIDQIKAAVELSERFGRKIATAEEARKIMKIGVWYDSVDETLKNLGMPPNRGDDDRGFVVWETDGKKSVQHQISDSHPMAYCMTPPPALAKT from the coding sequence ATGCGCTACACAGACGACGCGCTGTATCCCGAGAACATGCAACCGCTGATCATCACCGCAGCGCCGTACGGCCCGACGTGGCTGCCGGGCGATGCGCCCGACATCCCCGTGACCTGGGACGAGCAGGTCCAGTCGGCGGTGGATTGCTACAATGCCGGCGCCAGGGTCTTGCACCTCCACGTGCGCAACCCTGCGACCGGGCACCTCTCCGCGGACATCGAACACTACAACTTCATGATGCAGCGCCTCACGGAGGCCTGCCCGAAGATGATCATCCAGGTCGGCGGCTCGATAGCATTCTCGCCCAAGAGCGATGGCGCCAAGGCAAAGTGGCTCGACTACGACACGCGCCACATGCTCGCTGAAATCACGCCGGCGCCGGAAACCGTGACGGTGGCGATCGGCACCTCCATGTTCGACATCACGCAGATGTGGACCGAGGACGATGTGAAAGGGACGCATCTCGAGGATCCGAAGGTAATCGCGGCATATGCCGGCATGTTCACCGACGCTGGTCCGGCCTTCTACCTGGAGCACCTGAAGCGCCTGCGAGCGCACAAGATCCAGCCCTACTTCACGCTCGCGCATGTGCACCAGCTCGAGATCGTGGAGCGGCTGATCCGCCATGGCGCGTACATGGGCCCGCTGAATACGAACATCACCATGTATGGCGGCGGAGGGTGCGGCCACAATCCGTTCGACTGGATGCACTGGCTCCAGCGCGAACCGCAGGGGGCGATTGTCACCTTCTGGGCCGGCATGCGGATCAATGCGGTCGCCCAGCCGATGGCGATCATCCTGGGGCAGCACGTGCGCGTCGGCATCGAGGACAACCTCTGGAACAGCAAGCGTCAGCGCATGACGTCGATCGACCAGATCAAGGCGGCCGTGGAGCTCAGCGAGCGATTCGGCCGCAAGATTGCGACGGCTGAGGAAGCGCGCAAGATCATGAAGATCGGCGTCTGGTACGACAGCGTCGACGAAACGCTGAAGAATCTCGGCATGCCGCCGAATCGCGGCGATGACGATCGCGGCTTCGTGGTCTGGGAAACCGACGGCAAGAAGAGCGTCCAGCACCAGATCTCCGACTCGCACCCGATGGCGTACTGCATGACGCCGCCGCCGGCGCTCGCCAAAACGTAG
- a CDS encoding response regulator: MMPEPVVHIVDDDASFLAATARLLRASGFVVKTFASAAEFLAQRRDDEPGCLVTDVRMPGMNGLELQAALAQSGHPLATLFLTGHGDIPSSVRAMRDGAEDFLEKRAAKELLLEAVARALARDAREREARARRSDLRARFDALTPRELEVLGHVVRGQLNKQIAGDLGIHERTVKLHRTAITTKLRVQSVAELTRLTEEAGLFTAQAPPFPKG; the protein is encoded by the coding sequence ATGATGCCCGAACCCGTCGTCCACATCGTCGACGACGATGCGTCCTTTCTGGCAGCGACCGCCCGGCTGCTGCGGGCCAGCGGGTTCGTGGTCAAGACCTTTGCGTCGGCGGCAGAGTTCCTCGCGCAGCGGAGAGACGACGAGCCGGGCTGCCTGGTCACTGACGTGCGGATGCCTGGCATGAACGGCCTCGAACTTCAAGCGGCCCTGGCCCAGTCCGGCCATCCGCTCGCGACCCTCTTTCTCACCGGCCACGGCGACATTCCTTCGAGCGTCCGCGCGATGCGCGACGGGGCGGAGGACTTCCTGGAGAAGCGTGCGGCGAAGGAGCTGCTCCTCGAGGCCGTGGCGCGCGCGCTCGCCCGAGACGCGCGTGAGCGTGAGGCCCGCGCCAGGCGAAGTGATCTGCGCGCGCGCTTCGACGCGCTCACGCCGCGGGAACTCGAAGTGCTCGGCCATGTCGTGCGCGGCCAACTGAACAAGCAGATCGCGGGCGATCTCGGCATCCATGAGCGGACGGTGAAGCTGCACCGCACGGCCATCACGACGAAACTCCGCGTGCAATCGGTCGCCGAGCTCACACGGCTGACCGAGGAAGCGGGCCTCTTCACGGCGCAAGCGCCGCCCTTCCCGAAAGGGTAG
- a CDS encoding carboxymuconolactone decarboxylase family protein yields MAVTDNEEASGPWDHLALAKFREWDPVFIDQCLTMSADPWTRGVLPRKDVELISVAVNAACTNMSAGGTRRHIRSALESGATREEILMVLKIASLLSIHTFSLGAPILLEEAKRAGVKLAPKGPAATPVCDKMEAAGQWNAAWDGFFEIDPAWTEAIIAASLPVYTSGVFTPKLAELLSIAVDASIIHMYAPGTRRHIQTALKLGATMEEIMEVLKICVAAGMQASNLGVPILAEELQRAGHPRG; encoded by the coding sequence ATGGCCGTAACCGACAACGAAGAAGCCAGCGGTCCCTGGGACCACCTGGCGCTCGCCAAGTTTCGTGAGTGGGACCCGGTCTTCATCGATCAGTGCCTCACGATGTCCGCTGACCCGTGGACCCGCGGCGTACTACCGCGTAAGGACGTCGAGCTGATCAGCGTCGCGGTGAATGCCGCATGTACGAACATGAGTGCCGGTGGCACCCGGCGCCATATTCGCAGCGCACTCGAGTCCGGAGCGACCCGCGAAGAGATCCTGATGGTTCTCAAGATCGCGTCTCTCCTATCGATCCATACGTTCAGCCTGGGCGCCCCAATTCTTCTGGAAGAAGCCAAAAGGGCCGGTGTGAAGCTGGCGCCGAAGGGACCGGCGGCGACACCTGTCTGCGACAAGATGGAAGCCGCGGGTCAATGGAATGCGGCTTGGGATGGGTTCTTCGAGATCGACCCAGCATGGACGGAAGCCATCATCGCCGCGAGTCTTCCCGTCTACACCAGCGGGGTCTTCACGCCCAAGCTGGCGGAACTACTGAGCATCGCCGTCGATGCGTCGATCATTCACATGTACGCGCCCGGAACACGCCGGCACATCCAGACCGCCCTGAAGCTCGGCGCGACGATGGAGGAGATCATGGAAGTGCTCAAGATCTGCGTTGCCGCAGGTATGCAGGCGAGCAATCTCGGTGTCCCCATCCTGGCCGAGGAGC
- a CDS encoding Rieske 2Fe-2S domain-containing protein, whose translation MSDFVEVARLEQLPCGAGTVVTVGNADVALFNVDGTICAIADACLHQGMSLGGSALDGKVVTCRAHGWRYDVTTGSTLHVPVYGVATYPVKVVDGTIMIALESPSPSQLP comes from the coding sequence ATGTCGGATTTCGTGGAAGTGGCGCGACTGGAGCAGCTCCCCTGCGGCGCCGGCACCGTCGTCACTGTCGGTAACGCGGACGTCGCGCTGTTCAACGTCGACGGCACCATCTGCGCCATCGCTGATGCGTGCCTGCATCAGGGCATGTCGCTCGGCGGCAGCGCCCTCGACGGCAAGGTGGTCACCTGTCGCGCGCACGGCTGGCGATATGACGTGACAACGGGAAGCACGCTGCACGTTCCCGTCTACGGCGTCGCGACGTATCCAGTGAAGGTCGTAGACGGGACGATCATGATCGCGCTGGAGTCTCCGTCACCCAGCCAGCTTCCCTGA
- a CDS encoding DUF202 domain-containing protein: MEQTSSPDSGSLAARHPDVGTRLAADRTWLADERTLMAWIRTATSLISFGFTIYKFFEFETGQGLRAHRLLSPRVFGMTMIGTGLAALVLGAMDHRRSTRLLRDEFGIAHRSTAIIVASIVSVMGLMALSATLLGE; encoded by the coding sequence GTGGAACAGACATCGAGCCCTGACTCCGGAAGCTTGGCGGCTCGGCATCCAGACGTCGGGACCCGGCTCGCAGCCGACCGCACGTGGCTCGCTGACGAGCGCACGCTGATGGCGTGGATCCGGACCGCGACCTCACTGATCTCGTTCGGCTTTACGATCTACAAGTTCTTCGAGTTCGAAACGGGCCAGGGCCTTCGCGCGCATCGGCTCCTCAGCCCTCGTGTCTTCGGCATGACCATGATCGGCACAGGCCTGGCTGCACTCGTGCTCGGAGCCATGGATCATCGCCGGAGCACCAGGCTGCTGCGCGATGAGTTCGGCATCGCACACCGCTCGACAGCCATCATCGTCGCCTCGATCGTGAGTGTCATGGGGCTCATGGCGTTGAGCGCGACGCTGCTGGGGGAATAG
- a CDS encoding ATP-binding protein, whose protein sequence is MSWVTIIWSMVGSACFTLAAIYFLVWYRNRAAWPHFLFAVTAASTTAYAFCELRVMLAQTPAEFLTAMRWVQLVSFFLFVSITWFVRIYLRAGRTWFAWTVTGLRTFYMLLSFLAGLNVNYRSVTSLPHVRFLGESVNAVGAGVRSYWTLFGHFAVFLILVFVVDASIMTWRRGDHRQARMIGGGVVFFFSAGLLTSSVAFWGIVQAPLLVSPWYLGLVVVMGYELSRDLLRASQLVRELQVSEAGLRESEARMTLAVEAGDLGIWVWDLVRGDIWATDSWRALFGFAESERLAFDDVLERLHPDDRELLQQAHAMAVAGSSGGRYQTEYRLILPDGRTRWIVSQGRVEFDATGRPLVMRGTSREVTARKLAEAETQRLQQEIAHAGRVSMMGQLASGLAHEINQPLAAILRNAEAAELFLQHPSPDLDELRAILVDIRHDDERAGQVIDRMRGLLKRQTLDARQLDVRALVGDVAALVRVDAATRRVKLDVDVSGDLPAVWGDRIHLQQVLLNLILNGMDSLSAAGRDDRRVSVTARFNGAQTVVIAVGDNGPGIPADTLARVFDPFYTTKPNGMGMGLAISRTIVEAHGGRLWAENASDGGAAFRFTVPIAREASAA, encoded by the coding sequence ATGAGTTGGGTCACTATCATCTGGTCGATGGTCGGGTCCGCGTGTTTCACGTTGGCCGCGATCTATTTTCTCGTCTGGTATCGGAACCGCGCCGCGTGGCCCCACTTCCTCTTCGCCGTGACGGCGGCCTCGACGACGGCGTACGCGTTCTGTGAACTGCGGGTGATGCTGGCGCAGACGCCAGCTGAGTTCCTGACCGCGATGCGCTGGGTGCAATTGGTGTCGTTCTTCCTCTTCGTGTCCATCACGTGGTTCGTCCGGATCTATCTGCGGGCCGGGCGAACCTGGTTCGCATGGACGGTCACCGGCCTTCGCACGTTCTACATGCTGCTCTCGTTCCTGGCCGGACTCAACGTCAACTATCGTTCCGTCACGAGTCTGCCCCACGTCCGGTTTCTGGGAGAATCCGTGAACGCCGTTGGCGCAGGCGTCCGCAGTTATTGGACCCTGTTCGGCCATTTTGCCGTCTTCCTGATTCTGGTCTTTGTCGTGGACGCCAGCATCATGACGTGGCGGCGCGGCGACCATCGCCAGGCGCGCATGATCGGTGGCGGTGTCGTGTTCTTCTTTTCGGCCGGACTGTTGACTTCCTCGGTGGCGTTTTGGGGGATCGTCCAGGCGCCACTTCTCGTCAGCCCGTGGTACCTGGGACTGGTCGTGGTCATGGGATACGAGTTAAGCCGGGATCTGCTCCGCGCCTCTCAACTCGTCCGCGAACTCCAGGTGAGCGAGGCCGGACTCCGCGAAAGCGAGGCGCGGATGACCCTGGCCGTCGAGGCCGGGGATCTCGGCATCTGGGTCTGGGACCTCGTGCGGGGCGACATCTGGGCGACCGACTCGTGGCGGGCGCTGTTTGGCTTCGCGGAGTCGGAGCGGCTGGCATTCGATGACGTGCTCGAGCGGCTGCATCCGGACGATCGCGAACTCCTCCAGCAGGCGCACGCGATGGCAGTCGCGGGCTCGAGTGGTGGCAGATACCAGACCGAATATCGGTTGATCCTGCCGGATGGCCGGACTCGCTGGATCGTGTCCCAGGGCCGCGTCGAGTTCGACGCCACCGGCCGGCCGCTCGTCATGCGAGGCACGTCTCGCGAGGTCACCGCGCGGAAACTCGCCGAAGCGGAGACCCAGCGCCTCCAACAGGAGATCGCCCACGCCGGACGCGTCTCGATGATGGGACAGCTCGCGTCTGGACTGGCGCACGAGATCAACCAACCGCTCGCCGCGATCCTGCGTAACGCGGAAGCCGCGGAGCTGTTCCTGCAGCACCCTTCGCCGGATCTCGACGAACTCCGTGCGATTCTGGTCGACATCCGCCACGACGACGAGCGCGCGGGTCAGGTCATCGACCGCATGCGCGGGCTGCTCAAGCGGCAGACGCTCGACGCGCGACAGCTCGACGTGAGGGCGCTCGTCGGCGACGTCGCGGCCCTGGTGCGCGTCGATGCGGCGACGCGCCGAGTGAAGCTGGACGTGGACGTCTCGGGCGATCTGCCGGCCGTCTGGGGCGACCGCATCCATCTGCAGCAGGTGCTGCTCAACCTCATCCTCAACGGCATGGACTCGCTGAGCGCCGCCGGCCGGGACGATCGACGCGTGTCCGTGACCGCGCGGTTCAATGGCGCGCAGACCGTCGTGATCGCTGTCGGCGACAACGGCCCGGGCATCCCCGCGGACACGCTGGCGCGGGTCTTCGACCCGTTCTACACGACGAAGCCGAACGGGATGGGCATGGGGCTGGCGATCTCCCGCACGATTGTCGAAGCGCACGGTGGCCGGTTGTGGGCGGAGAACGCCAGCGACGGTGGCGCGGCGTTCCGTTTCACCGTACCGATCGCACGTGAGGCGAGCGCGGCATGA
- a CDS encoding porin, translating into MTYRVRIAALSTMLLWANAALTAQTTALPSSANSGTPAPAHAAAEAQPPPPEKKESFEETWLSFENKAISAKWGWMLMFDGMAMTQDSTNEQQVGHVPAKGEPRADRFYISGQIKFPKPWTYFVGTNYNGLDAEPDAKFSWMDIAVDIPLTSWLGSVKVGRQKVGVSQEWIMPGADWIFMERSGAANAFIPQRNIGLRLHRSFANGRATYSAGAFNDWFMNDRSFSANGSQYTGRFEFVPVDRDADQTVVSVAGGVYYKEKTDGTLQYRSRPETNQAPYFVDTTKFEGNHSTTTQFELMAMSGPTQVFGELMLTPVNAPTVGNPLFYGGFVGASHFLTGEHRTFNREDGHYVSKFKPRSPFGFGHVGTGAWEVSGRYSYVDLTDGAVDGGVMSRLTGAISWYPEEHWRIEFNYGHGILDRDGQRGRFNVFQGRAQFGF; encoded by the coding sequence GTGACTTACCGCGTGCGGATCGCCGCGCTGTCGACGATGCTGCTCTGGGCAAATGCGGCGCTCACGGCGCAGACAACAGCGTTGCCGTCCTCGGCGAACAGCGGGACGCCGGCACCCGCGCATGCCGCGGCCGAGGCCCAGCCGCCCCCGCCCGAGAAGAAGGAGTCGTTCGAGGAAACGTGGCTCTCGTTCGAGAACAAGGCGATCAGTGCGAAATGGGGCTGGATGCTGATGTTCGACGGCATGGCCATGACCCAGGACAGCACCAACGAGCAGCAGGTCGGCCACGTGCCAGCCAAAGGGGAGCCTCGCGCCGATCGGTTCTATATCTCTGGGCAAATCAAGTTTCCAAAGCCGTGGACCTACTTCGTCGGTACCAACTACAACGGCCTGGACGCGGAGCCGGACGCCAAATTTTCCTGGATGGACATCGCCGTAGACATCCCGCTCACGTCGTGGCTGGGGAGCGTGAAGGTCGGGAGGCAGAAGGTCGGGGTATCCCAGGAGTGGATCATGCCCGGCGCCGACTGGATCTTCATGGAGCGCAGCGGCGCGGCCAACGCGTTCATCCCGCAGCGCAACATCGGCCTGCGTCTGCACCGTTCGTTCGCCAATGGCCGCGCGACATATTCGGCCGGCGCGTTCAACGACTGGTTCATGAACGACCGCTCCTTCTCAGCCAACGGGAGTCAATACACGGGCCGGTTCGAGTTCGTGCCCGTCGATCGTGATGCGGACCAGACCGTCGTGAGCGTCGCGGGCGGGGTCTATTACAAAGAGAAGACCGACGGAACACTCCAGTACCGCAGCCGGCCGGAGACCAACCAGGCTCCGTACTTCGTGGACACGACGAAATTCGAGGGGAATCATTCCACTACCACGCAGTTCGAGTTGATGGCGATGAGCGGGCCGACGCAGGTGTTTGGCGAGCTGATGCTGACGCCCGTCAATGCGCCGACCGTTGGCAATCCGCTCTTTTACGGCGGGTTCGTGGGCGCGTCGCACTTCCTGACCGGCGAGCACCGAACCTTCAACCGCGAGGATGGACACTACGTCAGCAAGTTCAAGCCGCGCTCGCCGTTCGGCTTTGGCCACGTCGGGACCGGCGCATGGGAAGTGTCGGGACGGTATTCCTACGTCGATCTGACCGATGGTGCCGTTGACGGGGGCGTGATGTCGCGGTTGACGGGCGCGATTTCCTGGTATCCGGAAGAGCACTGGCGGATCGAGTTCAACTACGGGCACGGCATCCTGGATCGCGACGGACAGCGAGGGCGGTTCAACGTGTTCCAGGGGCGGGCCCAATTCGGATTCTGA
- a CDS encoding VOC family protein produces MTSSVTHFEIYAEEPAKLAQFYQALLGWQINKASGIDYWRIDTGAGKSNGIGGGLLFRPIPGPRSWVHYVHVDSLDRTVDGITELGGAIVRPKTAVPKTAWYAVVSDPEGNIFAIWQADPLAMPLPEPDELG; encoded by the coding sequence ATGACCAGTTCAGTGACGCACTTCGAGATTTACGCCGAGGAGCCGGCGAAGCTCGCGCAGTTCTACCAGGCGCTGCTCGGATGGCAAATCAACAAGGCGTCGGGCATCGACTACTGGCGCATCGACACTGGCGCCGGAAAGTCCAACGGCATCGGCGGCGGGCTGCTGTTCCGGCCGATCCCGGGGCCGCGCAGCTGGGTGCACTACGTCCACGTCGACTCGCTCGATCGAACCGTCGATGGGATCACGGAACTCGGCGGTGCGATTGTGCGACCGAAAACCGCTGTCCCGAAAACCGCGTGGTACGCCGTCGTTTCAGACCCCGAGGGAAACATCTTCGCCATCTGGCAGGCCGACCCGTTGGCGATGCCGCTGCCCGAACCAGACGAACTGGGCTAG
- a CDS encoding transporter yields the protein MFPKPPLILLLAALCAMRASAQELEPRAYSSSPIGTNFLLVGVGRSSGDVVFDPTVPITDVHADINAATLGAGRTFSLVGHLVLATVALPYVWGEITGKVFEAAASTTRSGLGDARMKVSVTLHGTPALTPPAFAKAPRRTNIGTSLTVAAPSGQYYGDKLINIGTNRWAFKPEVGLSRPIGRWTLDVSGGAWLFTTNDQFYQGDSIRTQDPLFVVQGHASYNVTRRAWAAVDATWYGGADVRVDGGPPSARQNNARLGATLALPIGSRQSIKLAYSAGASTRTGADFTTVAVAWQYLWFDRTSPNRP from the coding sequence ATGTTCCCCAAACCTCCACTCATCCTGCTGCTGGCGGCGCTCTGCGCGATGCGCGCCTCCGCGCAGGAGCTCGAGCCGCGCGCCTACTCATCCTCCCCAATCGGCACCAACTTCCTTCTGGTGGGCGTCGGCCGGTCGAGCGGCGATGTCGTCTTCGACCCGACCGTGCCTATCACCGACGTTCATGCGGACATCAACGCAGCCACGCTCGGCGCTGGACGTACATTCAGTCTGGTCGGGCACCTGGTGCTGGCGACGGTCGCCCTCCCTTATGTGTGGGGAGAGATCACGGGCAAGGTCTTTGAAGCGGCCGCAAGCACCACCCGTTCCGGCCTTGGGGATGCGCGGATGAAAGTCTCGGTGACTCTGCATGGCACACCGGCTCTGACGCCGCCCGCATTCGCGAAGGCCCCGCGGCGGACGAACATCGGCACTAGCCTTACCGTCGCGGCGCCCTCGGGCCAGTACTACGGCGACAAACTGATCAACATCGGCACGAATCGCTGGGCGTTCAAACCCGAGGTGGGTCTGTCTCGCCCAATCGGCCGCTGGACTCTTGACGTCTCGGGCGGAGCCTGGCTCTTCACGACGAACGATCAGTTCTATCAGGGGGATTCGATACGCACGCAGGACCCGCTGTTCGTCGTCCAGGGGCACGCCAGCTACAACGTCACCCGGCGAGCCTGGGCCGCGGTGGACGCCACGTGGTATGGCGGCGCCGACGTTCGCGTGGATGGCGGCCCGCCATCCGCCAGGCAGAACAACGCCCGTCTCGGCGCTACGCTGGCGCTGCCGATCGGAAGTCGCCAATCAATCAAGCTCGCGTACAGCGCCGGCGCGTCGACGCGAACTGGTGCCGATTTCACGACGGTGGCCGTCGCTTGGCAGTACCTCTGGTTCGATCGGACTTCACCGAACCGACCCTAG